The following proteins come from a genomic window of Taeniopygia guttata chromosome 25, bTaeGut7.mat, whole genome shotgun sequence:
- the GPATCH4 gene encoding G patch domain-containing protein 4 yields the protein MSGAEPPGRGMLFAETQLRRHGWRRGQGLGRRQDGIAEAIRVKVKCDTAGVGHDAAEPFTFHWWDHVFNQAAANIAVEAGQDGISVKALSEQGGSISNKKPRKAGSSGNLLYGRFVKSATLTACGEESVTAPSSEEEEEKLDLSSVRRLTDEELVQACGGRTAHKGARHGLTMSAKLARLEEQERAFLATYRQREQQQEPPGSSHGKKKKRKQSRDGANPEEPTREQEEVLEEEKVVKRKKKKRGPSREEELTGEEEVMRKKKKKKKKKVITEPWGEEVSGEEGKVMKSRKKPELSTEEEVVEEEGKAAKRRKKKKKKKEEKDQEEQDKEETAETDVPLQETDERNLGHSPTKKRKKKKRKREPE from the exons AtgagcggcgcggagccgccgggCCGCGGGATGCTGTTCGCCGAGACGCAGCTGAGGCGGCACGGCTGGCGCCGAG ggcaggggctgggccgGCGGCAGGACGGCATCGCCGAGGCCATCCGGGTGAAGGTGAAGTGCGACACGGCGGGG GTGGGACACGACGCGGCCGAGCCCTTCACCTTCCACTGGTGGGACCACGTCTTCAACCAGGCGGCTGCCAACATCGCTGTGGAGGCTGGGCAG GATGGCATCTCTGTGAAGGCGCTTTCTGAGCAGGGAGGCAGCATCAGCAATAAGAAGCCACGcaaggctggcagcagtgggaaCCTGCTGTACGGCCGCTTCGTGAAG TCCGCCACGCTCACAGCCTGTGGGGAGGAGTCTGTGACAGCGCCcagcagtgaggaggaggaggagaagctggaCCTCTCTTCGGTCAGGAG GCTGACAGACGAGGAGCTGGTGCAGGCGTGCGGGGGCCGCACGGCACACAA GGGTGCCCGTCACGGCCTGACCATGAGTGCCAAGCTGGCGCgcctggaggagcaggaacGAGCCTTCCTGGCCACGTACCGGCAacgggagcagcagcaggagcccccggGGAGCAGCCATGGcaaaaagaagaagaggaaacagTCCAGGGATGGAGCCAACCCCGAGGAACCAACCAGAGAACAGGAGGAGGtgctggaagaagaaaaggttgtgaagaggaagaaaaagaagcgGGGGCCAAGCAGAGAAGAGGAGCTGACAGGAGAGGAAGAGGTcatgaggaagaagaagaagaagaagaagaagaaagtgatCACAGAGCCATGGGGAGAAGAGGTAtcaggagaggaggggaaggtCATGAAGAGCAGGAAGAAGCCAGAACTAAGCACAGAAGAGGAGGTGGTAGAAGAGGAGGGGAAGGCTgcaaagaggagaaagaagaaaaagaagaagaaggaagagaaggaccAGGAAGAGCAGGACAAAGAGGAGACAGCTGAAACAGATGTACCTCTACAAGAGACGGATGAGCGAAACTTGGGACACAGCCCTacaaagaagaggaagaagaagaagaggaagagggagCCAGAGTGA
- the NAXE gene encoding NAD(P)H-hydrate epimerase isoform X2 — MPGPRALLGLGLLVAAARAGGRCRERGWSWNRGWERDRCLPRRAMHSPGTARPGPAGLRFLGQEEAQAIDQELFTEYGFSVEQLMELAGLSCATAIAKVGVLGGRRGSWHCGLSCTSASSKAYPPSSFTTSQPAVLVVCGPGNNGGDGLVCARHLKMFGYQPTVYYPKRPSKPLFEGLTTQCKKMDIPFLPEFPAEAEFIDELYGLVVDAIFGFSFTGAVREPFGSILSTLERVTVPIASIDIPSGWDVEKGKADGLQPDMLISLTAPKKAAMHFTGRYHFLGGRFVPPALQEKYALNLPAYPGTDCVLQLT; from the exons ATGCCGGGCCCGCGGGCACTCctgggcctggggctgctggtggcggcggcgcgggcgggcgggcggtgcCGGGAGCGCGGCTGGAGCTGGAACCGGGGCTGGGAGCGGGACCGGTGCCTTCCCCGCCGCGCCATGCAcagccccggcacggcccggcccggcccggcggggctccGCTTCCTGGG gcaggaggaggccCAGGCTATCGACCAGGAGCTCTTCACTGAGTACGGGTTCAGCGTGGAGCAGCTGATGGAGCTGGcggggctgagctgtgccactGCCATTGCCAAggtgggggtcctggggggcagAAGGGGGTCCTGGCACTGTGGGCTGAGCTGCACCAGTGCCAGCAGCAAG GCCTACCCACCCAGCTCCTTCACCACGAGCCAGCCCGCTGTGCTGGTGGTCTGCGGGCCAGGGAACAACGGCGGCGATGGGCTGGTCTGCGCCCGGCACCTGAAGATGTTT GGCTACCAGCCAACTGTGTATTACCCCAAGCGCCCCAGCAAGCCCCTCTTTGAAGGTTTGACCACCCAGTGCAAGAAGATGGATATTCCTTTCCTCCCTGAGTTCCCAGCTGAG GCTGAGTTCATCGACGAGCTCTATGGCCTGGTGGTGGATGCCATTTTCGGCTTCAGCTTCACGGGAGCAGTGCGGGAGCCCTTTGGCAGCATCCTCAGCACTCTGGAGCGCGTCACGGTGCCCATCGCCAGCATCGACATCCCCTCAG GCTGGGATGTGGAGAAGGGGAAGGCAGACGGCCTGCAGCCTGACATGCTCATCTCCCTGACGGCGCCCAAGAAGGCAGCGATGCATTTCACCGGCCGTTACCACTTCCTTGGGGGCAGGTTTGTGCCCCCTGCGCTGCAGGAGAAATACGCTCTGAACCTGCCAGCGTACCCCGGCACAGACTGCGTCCTGCAGCTGACCTAG
- the NAXE gene encoding NAD(P)H-hydrate epimerase precursor (The RefSeq protein has 1 substitution, 2 non-frameshifting indels compared to this genomic sequence), with protein sequence MPGPRALLGLGLLVAAARAGGRCRERGWSWSWNRSWNRGWERGWERDRCLPRRAMHSPGTARPGPAGLRFLGQEEAQAIDQELFTEYGFSVEQLMELAGLSCATAIAKAYPPSSFTTSQPAVLVVCGPGNNGGDGLVCARHLKMFGYQPTVYYPKRPNKPLFEGLTTQCKKMDIPFLPEFPAEAEFIDELYGLVVDAIFGFSFTGAVREPFGSILSTLERVTVPIASIDIPSGWDVEKGKADGLQPDMLISLTAPKKAAMHFTGRYHFLGGRFVPPALQEKYALNLPAYPGTDCVLQLT encoded by the exons ATGCCGGGCCCGCGGGCACTCctgggcctggggctgctggtggcggcggcgcgggcgggcgggcggtgcCGGGAGCGCGGCTGGAGCTGGAACCGGGGCTGGGAGCGGGACCGGTGCCTTCCCCGCCGCGCCATGCAcagccccggcacggcccggcccggcccggcggggctccGCTTCCTGGG gcaggaggaggccCAGGCTATCGACCAGGAGCTCTTCACTGAGTACGGGTTCAGCGTGGAGCAGCTGATGGAGCTGGcggggctgagctgtgccactGCCATTGCCAAg GCCTACCCACCCAGCTCCTTCACCACGAGCCAGCCCGCTGTGCTGGTGGTCTGCGGGCCAGGGAACAACGGCGGCGATGGGCTGGTCTGCGCCCGGCACCTGAAGATGTTT GGCTACCAGCCAACTGTGTATTACCCCAAGCGCCCCAGCAAGCCCCTCTTTGAAGGTTTGACCACCCAGTGCAAGAAGATGGATATTCCTTTCCTCCCTGAGTTCCCAGCTGAG GCTGAGTTCATCGACGAGCTCTATGGCCTGGTGGTGGATGCCATTTTCGGCTTCAGCTTCACGGGAGCAGTGCGGGAGCCCTTTGGCAGCATCCTCAGCACTCTGGAGCGCGTCACGGTGCCCATCGCCAGCATCGACATCCCCTCAG GCTGGGATGTGGAGAAGGGGAAGGCAGACGGCCTGCAGCCTGACATGCTCATCTCCCTGACGGCGCCCAAGAAGGCAGCGATGCATTTCACCGGCCGTTACCACTTCCTTGGGGGCAGGTTTGTGCCCCCTGCGCTGCAGGAGAAATACGCTCTGAACCTGCCAGCGTACCCCGGCACAGACTGCGTCCTGCAGCTGACCTAG
- the NAXE gene encoding NAD(P)H-hydrate epimerase isoform X4 produces MPGPRALLGLGLLVAAARAGGRCRERGWSWNRGWERDRCLPRRAMHSPGTARPGPAGLRFLGQEEAQAIDQELFTEYGFSVEQLMELAGLSCATAIAKAYPPSSFTTSQPAVLVVCGPGNNGGDGLVCARHLKMFGYQPTVYYPKRPSKPLFEGLTTQCKKMDIPFLPEFPAEAEFIDELYGLVVDAIFGFSFTGAVREPFGSILSTLERVTVPIASIDIPSGWDVEKGKADGLQPDMLISLTAPKKAAMHFTGRYHFLGGRFVPPALQEKYALNLPAYPGTDCVLQLT; encoded by the exons ATGCCGGGCCCGCGGGCACTCctgggcctggggctgctggtggcggcggcgcgggcgggcgggcggtgcCGGGAGCGCGGCTGGAGCTGGAACCGGGGCTGGGAGCGGGACCGGTGCCTTCCCCGCCGCGCCATGCAcagccccggcacggcccggcccggcccggcggggctccGCTTCCTGGG gcaggaggaggccCAGGCTATCGACCAGGAGCTCTTCACTGAGTACGGGTTCAGCGTGGAGCAGCTGATGGAGCTGGcggggctgagctgtgccactGCCATTGCCAAg GCCTACCCACCCAGCTCCTTCACCACGAGCCAGCCCGCTGTGCTGGTGGTCTGCGGGCCAGGGAACAACGGCGGCGATGGGCTGGTCTGCGCCCGGCACCTGAAGATGTTT GGCTACCAGCCAACTGTGTATTACCCCAAGCGCCCCAGCAAGCCCCTCTTTGAAGGTTTGACCACCCAGTGCAAGAAGATGGATATTCCTTTCCTCCCTGAGTTCCCAGCTGAG GCTGAGTTCATCGACGAGCTCTATGGCCTGGTGGTGGATGCCATTTTCGGCTTCAGCTTCACGGGAGCAGTGCGGGAGCCCTTTGGCAGCATCCTCAGCACTCTGGAGCGCGTCACGGTGCCCATCGCCAGCATCGACATCCCCTCAG GCTGGGATGTGGAGAAGGGGAAGGCAGACGGCCTGCAGCCTGACATGCTCATCTCCCTGACGGCGCCCAAGAAGGCAGCGATGCATTTCACCGGCCGTTACCACTTCCTTGGGGGCAGGTTTGTGCCCCCTGCGCTGCAGGAGAAATACGCTCTGAACCTGCCAGCGTACCCCGGCACAGACTGCGTCCTGCAGCTGACCTAG
- the NAXE gene encoding NAD(P)H-hydrate epimerase isoform X1, producing MPGPRALLGLGLLVAAARAGGRCRERGWSWNRGWERDRCLPRRAMHSPGTARPGPAGLRFLGQEEAQAIDQELFTEYGFSVEQLMELAGLSCATAIAKVGVLGGRRGSWHCGLSCTSASSKAYPPSSFTTSQPAVLVVCGPGNNGGDGLVCARHLKMFVSLLGYQPTVYYPKRPSKPLFEGLTTQCKKMDIPFLPEFPAEAEFIDELYGLVVDAIFGFSFTGAVREPFGSILSTLERVTVPIASIDIPSGWDVEKGKADGLQPDMLISLTAPKKAAMHFTGRYHFLGGRFVPPALQEKYALNLPAYPGTDCVLQLT from the exons ATGCCGGGCCCGCGGGCACTCctgggcctggggctgctggtggcggcggcgcgggcgggcgggcggtgcCGGGAGCGCGGCTGGAGCTGGAACCGGGGCTGGGAGCGGGACCGGTGCCTTCCCCGCCGCGCCATGCAcagccccggcacggcccggcccggcccggcggggctccGCTTCCTGGG gcaggaggaggccCAGGCTATCGACCAGGAGCTCTTCACTGAGTACGGGTTCAGCGTGGAGCAGCTGATGGAGCTGGcggggctgagctgtgccactGCCATTGCCAAggtgggggtcctggggggcagAAGGGGGTCCTGGCACTGTGGGCTGAGCTGCACCAGTGCCAGCAGCAAG GCCTACCCACCCAGCTCCTTCACCACGAGCCAGCCCGCTGTGCTGGTGGTCTGCGGGCCAGGGAACAACGGCGGCGATGGGCTGGTCTGCGCCCGGCACCTGAAGATGTTTGTGAGTCTGCTG GGCTACCAGCCAACTGTGTATTACCCCAAGCGCCCCAGCAAGCCCCTCTTTGAAGGTTTGACCACCCAGTGCAAGAAGATGGATATTCCTTTCCTCCCTGAGTTCCCAGCTGAG GCTGAGTTCATCGACGAGCTCTATGGCCTGGTGGTGGATGCCATTTTCGGCTTCAGCTTCACGGGAGCAGTGCGGGAGCCCTTTGGCAGCATCCTCAGCACTCTGGAGCGCGTCACGGTGCCCATCGCCAGCATCGACATCCCCTCAG GCTGGGATGTGGAGAAGGGGAAGGCAGACGGCCTGCAGCCTGACATGCTCATCTCCCTGACGGCGCCCAAGAAGGCAGCGATGCATTTCACCGGCCGTTACCACTTCCTTGGGGGCAGGTTTGTGCCCCCTGCGCTGCAGGAGAAATACGCTCTGAACCTGCCAGCGTACCCCGGCACAGACTGCGTCCTGCAGCTGACCTAG
- the NAXE gene encoding NAD(P)H-hydrate epimerase isoform X3, with product MPGPRALLGLGLLVAAARAGGRCRERGWSWNRGWERDRCLPRRAMHSPGTARPGPAGLRFLGQEEAQAIDQELFTEYGFSVEQLMELAGLSCATAIAKAYPPSSFTTSQPAVLVVCGPGNNGGDGLVCARHLKMFVSLLGYQPTVYYPKRPSKPLFEGLTTQCKKMDIPFLPEFPAEAEFIDELYGLVVDAIFGFSFTGAVREPFGSILSTLERVTVPIASIDIPSGWDVEKGKADGLQPDMLISLTAPKKAAMHFTGRYHFLGGRFVPPALQEKYALNLPAYPGTDCVLQLT from the exons ATGCCGGGCCCGCGGGCACTCctgggcctggggctgctggtggcggcggcgcgggcgggcgggcggtgcCGGGAGCGCGGCTGGAGCTGGAACCGGGGCTGGGAGCGGGACCGGTGCCTTCCCCGCCGCGCCATGCAcagccccggcacggcccggcccggcccggcggggctccGCTTCCTGGG gcaggaggaggccCAGGCTATCGACCAGGAGCTCTTCACTGAGTACGGGTTCAGCGTGGAGCAGCTGATGGAGCTGGcggggctgagctgtgccactGCCATTGCCAAg GCCTACCCACCCAGCTCCTTCACCACGAGCCAGCCCGCTGTGCTGGTGGTCTGCGGGCCAGGGAACAACGGCGGCGATGGGCTGGTCTGCGCCCGGCACCTGAAGATGTTTGTGAGTCTGCTG GGCTACCAGCCAACTGTGTATTACCCCAAGCGCCCCAGCAAGCCCCTCTTTGAAGGTTTGACCACCCAGTGCAAGAAGATGGATATTCCTTTCCTCCCTGAGTTCCCAGCTGAG GCTGAGTTCATCGACGAGCTCTATGGCCTGGTGGTGGATGCCATTTTCGGCTTCAGCTTCACGGGAGCAGTGCGGGAGCCCTTTGGCAGCATCCTCAGCACTCTGGAGCGCGTCACGGTGCCCATCGCCAGCATCGACATCCCCTCAG GCTGGGATGTGGAGAAGGGGAAGGCAGACGGCCTGCAGCCTGACATGCTCATCTCCCTGACGGCGCCCAAGAAGGCAGCGATGCATTTCACCGGCCGTTACCACTTCCTTGGGGGCAGGTTTGTGCCCCCTGCGCTGCAGGAGAAATACGCTCTGAACCTGCCAGCGTACCCCGGCACAGACTGCGTCCTGCAGCTGACCTAG
- the TTC24 gene encoding tetratricopeptide repeat protein 24, whose amino-acid sequence MDAIEALTRAGHRALALGAGREAVGCFRKALLLSRDTESPQLHRACAFNLGAAYVETGKPKKGFEFLLQSQPSEEESRDHSGSLYFSIGAAHKGLQDFPKALQCSEKVSGQAGAAEAGSRAGTAVQMGCCYLGLREPARAARCFLDAAQAYAAAKSPEAAAVALSRAGGSMLQSRRFQPPEIAGVLARCRSLCETIPDPALRGKLYNDIGLGYSQLHIFSLAAESFERALALCGAELQRDRRCEAALLQNLGAALNALRSFGPALRWHRRAAALHGALGNRRAQAQSFGNLAYACSQLGNHGAAAESYLHALQAFRDSGDLQGQWQACEGLGAACFHLGDPQKAIGHYQEALILLSRCQDSPRAAHKRVVHKLTDAIQHRLHLSRLSYQAGWAPSPALEPSQLRFCSTLPHASRTQLQGSEVGKAQAEDELYWRVPGAHRGYSGTRVALTGGLTLEPCNTSGLLGTSGEDDDGPSSAPGYHSEPHANSTRITSPLPLAKPPHAGLQLHKYPRQPEHRFSSEPRPEGLTLHSRGHQNHQTLPPSPPESLDRDPSATAAGCWPRRGPGSGTRTLSLVCSLV is encoded by the exons ATGGATGCGATTGAGGCCCTGACACGAGCCGGACATCGGGCGCTGGCCCTGGGCGCCGGGCGGGAGGCAGTGGGGTGCTTCAGGAAggccctgctcctctccagggacACAGAGAGCCCCCAGCTCCACAGGGCTTGTGCCTTCAACCTGGGGGCTGCCTACGTGGAAACTGGGAAGCCCAAAAAGGGCTTTGAGTTCCTCCTCCAGTCCCAGCCCTcagaggaggagagcagggaccaCTCGGGGAGCCTTTATTTCAGCATTGGGGCGGCACACAAAGGGCTCCAGGATTTTCCAAAGGCTCTGCAGTGTTCTGAGAAAGTCTCTGGGCAGGCCGGTGCTGCGGAGGCCGGCAGCCGAGCGGGGACCGCCGTGCAGATGGGCTGCTGCTAcctggggctgcgggagccgGCGCGGGCGGCGCGGTGCTTCCTGGACGCGGCGCAGGCCTACGCGGCGGCCAAGAGCCCCGAGGCGGCGGCcgtggctctgagcagggctgggggctccatGCTGCAGAGCCGGCGGTTCCAGCCCCCAGAGATCGCCGGGGTCCTCGCCCGGTGCCGCTCGCTCTGCGAGACCATCCCCGACCCGGCCCTGCGAG GGAAACTCTACAATGACATCGGCCTCGGCTACTCGCAGCTCCACAtcttctccctggctgccgAGAGCTTCGAGCGGGCCCTGGCGCTGTGTGGTGCAGAACTGCAGCGGGACCGGCGCTGCGAGGCTGCGCTGCTGCAGAACCTGGGTGCTGCCCTCAACGCCCTGCGCAGCTTCGGCCCCGCGCTGCGCTGGCACCGGCGTGCGGCCGCGCTGCACG GTGCTCTGGGGAACCGCAGGGCTCAGGCGCAGAGCTTTGGGAACCTGGCGTACGCCTGCAGCCAGCTCGGGAACCAcggggctgctgcagagagtTACCTGCATGCCCTGCAAGCCTTCCGGGACTCGG GGGACTTGCAGGGGCAGTGGCAAGCGTGCGAGGGGCTGGGTGCGGCCTGCTTCCACCTGGGAGACCCCCAGAAAGCCATCGGCCACTATCAGGAGGCTCTGATTTTGCTTTCCCGCTGTCAG gacagccccagagctgcccacaAACGGGTCGTGCACAAGCTCACAGATGCCATCCAGCACCGACTCCACCTCAGCCGCCTCTCCTACCAGGCAGGCTGggcacccagcccagccctg GAGCCCAGCCAGCTGCGGTTTTGCTCCACACTGCCCCATGCCAGTAGGACACAGCTCCAGGGGAGCGAGGT GGGGAAAGCCCAGGCTGAGGACGAGCTGTATTGGCGTGTGCCAGGAGCACATCGTGGGTATTCAG GCACAAGAGTGGCCCTGACTGGTGGTCTCACACTGGAGCCTTGCAACACAAGTGGCCTCCTGGGCACCTCTGGGGAGGATGATGATggtcccagctcagctccagggTATCACAGTGAGCCCCACGCTAACAG CACGAGGATCACCAGTCCCCTGCCCCTGGCCAAGCCACCCCATGCAGGCCTCCAGCTCCACAAGTACCCCAGACAACCAGAACATCGCTTCTCCAGTGAGCCCAGGCCTGAGGGTCTCACACTGCATTCCAGAGGGCATCAAAACCACCAAACCCTCCCTCCGAGCCCTCCAGAGAG CCTTGACCGTGACCccagtgccactgctgctggctgctggcccCGGCGGGGACCTGGCTCGGGGACCAGGACTCTGTCCCTCGTCTGCAGCCTCGTGTGA